One genomic segment of uncultured Desulfobacter sp. includes these proteins:
- a CDS encoding MATE family efflux transporter: MHATDRDKVIPPKTFLSLLFSLAVPISLQFLLTSSMAVIDILMIGQLHDAAVAAVGIANQFVFIFFVIQFGVHSGIAIFTAQYWGKKDVSRIHQLSGLGLLAGFAIGSVFAGAALFFSAAVVSLFSSDAEVVRLGAGYLRIVGFSFVPFCITFSFMTNMRSMGFAGVPLVSSFVAVVVNVVLNYCLIFGNLGFPAMGVTGAAIGTCTAKLIETGLLTAIIYLKPYPLAASVKKMLSFDFAFVKRVTATCWPVFLNEFFWVTGVSMYKLVYARMGTQSIAAVNIVATFEEFLFVPFFGIFHAGSILIGNSIGAKRYKRAFAYGKFMLLVQLPMALGAGLVLILCRPFLLGFYNISTAAYDNAYYLILTTGLIFWAKTTNFTTVVSVFRGGGDTKFGFLMDLSSVWCIGVPMAFVGAFVLHWPVYGVMALIALEELFKLIIGLPRFFSKKWIKNLVTDPEKLPGHNP, translated from the coding sequence ATGCACGCCACAGACAGGGATAAGGTAATTCCCCCCAAGACTTTTTTAAGCCTGCTTTTCAGCCTGGCGGTACCCATCTCCTTGCAATTCCTCCTGACCAGTTCTATGGCTGTGATAGACATACTCATGATCGGTCAGCTTCATGATGCGGCCGTGGCGGCCGTGGGCATTGCCAATCAGTTTGTTTTCATCTTTTTTGTTATCCAGTTCGGCGTTCACTCAGGCATCGCCATATTCACGGCCCAGTATTGGGGCAAAAAGGATGTATCGCGAATCCACCAGTTGTCCGGTCTTGGGCTCCTGGCAGGGTTTGCCATAGGTTCTGTGTTTGCCGGTGCAGCGCTGTTTTTTTCCGCAGCCGTGGTTTCGTTATTTTCCAGTGATGCCGAAGTGGTACGTCTTGGGGCCGGTTATCTTCGCATTGTGGGATTTTCCTTTGTTCCTTTTTGCATAACCTTCTCCTTTATGACCAATATGCGGAGTATGGGGTTTGCCGGTGTGCCTTTGGTCTCTTCATTTGTAGCCGTGGTTGTAAATGTTGTGCTCAACTATTGCCTGATTTTCGGCAACCTTGGCTTTCCTGCCATGGGTGTCACCGGTGCGGCCATTGGCACCTGCACGGCCAAATTGATTGAAACCGGGCTTTTAACGGCGATCATCTATCTGAAACCTTACCCCCTTGCCGCGTCAGTAAAAAAAATGCTGTCGTTTGATTTTGCCTTTGTCAAGCGGGTCACGGCTACTTGCTGGCCTGTGTTCCTCAACGAATTCTTCTGGGTCACAGGCGTGAGTATGTACAAACTGGTTTACGCCCGCATGGGGACACAGTCCATTGCGGCAGTCAATATCGTGGCCACCTTTGAGGAATTTTTATTTGTTCCCTTTTTCGGCATTTTCCATGCCGGTTCCATCCTCATCGGTAACAGCATTGGGGCAAAAAGATACAAGCGGGCCTTTGCCTATGGCAAATTCATGCTTTTGGTCCAGCTTCCCATGGCCCTTGGCGCAGGGCTTGTGCTCATCCTGTGCAGACCTTTTCTCCTGGGATTTTACAATATTTCCACGGCAGCTTATGATAATGCCTACTACCTGATACTGACAACAGGTCTTATCTTTTGGGCAAAGACCACCAATTTTACAACGGTGGTGTCGGTGTTCAGGGGCGGGGGAGATACCAAGTTCGGCTTTCTCATGGACCTGAGTTCCGTATGGTGCATTGGCGTGCCTATGGCATTCGTCGGTGCATTTGTCCTCCATTGGCCCGTGTACGGTGTCATGGCCCTGATAGCCTTGGAAGAATTGTTCAAGCTGATTATCGGCTTGCCGCGATTTTTTTCAAAAAAATGGATTAAAAACCTTGTGACTGATCCGGAAAAATTACCTGGACATAACCCTTGA
- a CDS encoding DUF4136 domain-containing protein has protein sequence MRKKLFLLIAILFFFVGACSTMKVSADLDDSVDFTKIKTYSYLGWSKNSSELLNDLDKKRIESAFNNEFNARGITYVETGGDIEVSLYLVTDKKTATTAYTDYYGGYGGYSFGHPWGWGRGFATTAYHQYDYIVGTLVCDVVDHEKKNLVWQGVGSGTVSENSTGRKEKIPAAVSKIMALYPVAPIQ, from the coding sequence ATGAGAAAAAAACTGTTTCTTCTTATCGCTATTTTGTTCTTTTTTGTCGGTGCATGCAGCACCATGAAAGTTAGTGCTGATTTGGATGATTCCGTTGATTTTACCAAAATTAAAACCTATTCCTATCTGGGCTGGAGCAAAAACAGCAGTGAACTGCTCAATGATCTGGATAAGAAACGGATTGAATCCGCTTTCAACAATGAGTTTAACGCAAGGGGTATAACCTATGTAGAGACAGGAGGAGATATTGAAGTCTCTTTGTATCTGGTGACGGATAAAAAAACGGCGACGACCGCCTATACGGATTATTACGGCGGATACGGCGGGTATTCTTTCGGCCATCCCTGGGGATGGGGACGCGGATTTGCCACAACTGCTTATCATCAATACGACTACATCGTGGGCACCCTGGTATGCGATGTGGTTGATCATGAAAAGAAAAATTTGGTATGGCAGGGGGTCGGCTCAGGCACAGTGAGTGAAAATTCAACCGGCAGAAAAGAAAAAATTCCGGCGGCCGTAAGCAAAATCATGGCGCTTTATCCTGTCGCTCCGATTCAATAA
- a CDS encoding iron-containing alcohol dehydrogenase has product MKTFKHLTNPVLYSGPEEINRLAGLLDPSIPVFFITGAHFVHTDVWQRLESQLRLAGCKFQRYTVHGEPGPDTVDDLTEQANRFKAGCVVGIGGGSVLDAGKSVAAMLCQEGSVQDYLEDVGTKAPEGKTVPFIALPTTAGTGSEATKNAVLSRPGPDGFKKSFRHDAFIPSTAIIDPELALGCPPETTLACALDAFSQLLESRVSTAATPLTQALSRQGLRLFARGSLLFSDNLYQSRVELSLRSDLAMAAYLSGVTLANAGLGTVHGIAGPLGAFTRVPHGVACGCLLSPIFTMLTKEMRVEALDEVGAWLSRGIDAIPRPDDFKVALDYMNSWVEQLPKLREYGLTEQHIDTVVKASDNKNFPIQLSAQQMRDILSCI; this is encoded by the coding sequence ATGAAAACATTTAAGCATCTCACCAATCCTGTTCTTTATTCAGGTCCCGAAGAGATCAATAGACTTGCCGGACTGCTTGATCCGTCCATCCCGGTCTTTTTTATTACCGGTGCTCACTTTGTCCATACCGATGTATGGCAAAGGCTTGAATCTCAATTGCGTCTGGCCGGATGCAAATTCCAAAGATACACCGTCCATGGAGAGCCCGGTCCGGATACGGTTGATGACCTGACGGAACAGGCGAACAGGTTTAAGGCCGGTTGTGTGGTGGGCATTGGCGGAGGATCGGTTTTGGATGCAGGTAAATCGGTTGCGGCCATGCTTTGCCAGGAAGGTTCAGTCCAGGATTATCTGGAGGATGTGGGCACAAAAGCGCCCGAAGGAAAAACCGTTCCGTTCATTGCGTTGCCCACAACAGCCGGTACCGGCAGTGAAGCCACCAAAAATGCCGTGCTCAGCCGCCCAGGGCCGGATGGATTTAAAAAATCCTTCCGCCACGATGCTTTTATTCCCTCAACAGCCATCATTGACCCTGAACTGGCACTGGGATGCCCGCCTGAAACGACCCTTGCCTGTGCTTTGGATGCGTTCAGCCAGCTTTTGGAATCCCGTGTCTCCACAGCAGCCACACCGCTCACCCAAGCGTTGAGCAGACAGGGGCTTCGCCTGTTTGCCCGGGGATCGCTTTTATTTTCGGACAACCTGTACCAAAGCCGGGTGGAATTGTCTTTGCGATCGGATCTGGCCATGGCGGCATACCTGTCCGGGGTTACCCTCGCCAATGCCGGTCTTGGCACAGTACACGGCATTGCAGGCCCCCTTGGCGCATTTACCCGTGTACCCCACGGGGTGGCATGCGGCTGTCTTCTCTCCCCAATTTTCACTATGCTGACTAAAGAGATGCGGGTGGAGGCCCTGGATGAAGTGGGCGCCTGGCTTTCCAGGGGGATTGACGCAATTCCCCGGCCCGATGATTTTAAGGTTGCCCTGGATTACATGAATTCCTGGGTTGAACAATTGCCTAAACTGCGTGAATACGGGTTGACGGAACAGCATATTGATACCGTGGTCAAAGCATCGGACAATAAAAATTTTCCCATTCAATTATCAGCACAACAGATGCGTGATATTCTATCATGCATTTAA
- a CDS encoding DUF6198 family protein, with product MKQNKLKQSLVFIFGLFIMAVGVVLSVKADLGVSPISCVPYIYSLRFPLTLGQTTIILNVLLIFIQMLLLRKKYRMFQLVQFPVIFLFGFFIDLTMKYSAWMTPSNYFEQAFLCLSSCVVLGVGVFFEVKAALTYLPGEGLAMALTQTFNVEFGKTKIGTDSSLVAIGIVSSLFFLGTLDGIREGTVVAAVLVGYIVKFLHTIFFLLKRWRKGRKIK from the coding sequence ATGAAACAAAACAAATTAAAGCAGAGTCTGGTGTTCATTTTCGGCTTATTTATCATGGCCGTGGGTGTTGTCTTATCCGTAAAAGCAGATCTCGGGGTATCGCCCATTTCCTGTGTGCCCTACATATACAGCTTACGTTTTCCTCTTACGTTAGGCCAGACCACTATCATTCTCAATGTGTTGCTCATTTTTATTCAGATGCTTTTACTTCGAAAAAAATACAGGATGTTCCAGCTGGTTCAGTTCCCTGTGATCTTTCTTTTTGGGTTTTTCATTGATCTAACCATGAAATATTCCGCCTGGATGACGCCCAGCAACTATTTTGAACAGGCGTTTCTATGCCTTTCAAGCTGTGTGGTCCTTGGTGTTGGTGTATTTTTTGAAGTCAAGGCAGCGCTCACTTATCTGCCCGGAGAGGGTCTTGCCATGGCTTTGACACAGACCTTTAACGTGGAGTTCGGAAAAACCAAAATCGGCACAGACTCTTCCCTGGTCGCCATCGGCATTGTAAGCTCTCTGTTTTTCCTGGGTACACTTGACGGCATCAGAGAAGGCACTGTGGTGGCAGCTGTGCTGGTCGGCTATATCGTCAAATTTCTGCACACCATATTTTTCCTATTGAAGCGGTGGCGTAAGGGTCGCAAAATAAAATAA
- a CDS encoding IS1634 family transposase, with protein sequence MADNVNNNVETKPIGFAPILQHYFHKCCIADIIDQNVPLDARRNMLTHGQASIAMITAILFQVMSLYKVCKFARESNVLDVIFPDISPDEYFDDRLGDTLDAIHKFGIGNLELLITRHIIEAFEIQTEICHNDTTCAQVYGENNKNRSEQSIKISYGYSKQYRKDLKQLVWSMTASSDSSFPLFQQTYSGNTADVETYVEQWHHLIDLLGKKDFLFAGDSKVATHGNMAHIDDHGGYFLSPLPMYASYQEALFKALDKHNHETLIPYKDQMNRGVEVPLTFEHENKSYTFRMIILFDQGLFYRRKKSLLERITKTQVAFDELAQKINAYKLKTKDSIEQACQAILKKHKTQAFFDFVVHNDPVVTYKNARPGRPAKNAEKIAVYQDHFYIELNYNESVCTKAQYQIGYYPLVTNKPASDFSIEDAMLAHKNQYKVEHLYKRSKSGYNLEPIYLQTPDRIEAYLFLFKIALQILVLMERTARIKIAERDKGLDNFMPNKRDVRNPKTENMLAMFEFVVCGVILLHDGSRQYFVSKLTETQKDILSILDVPEKCYTHQYLFDTS encoded by the coding sequence ATGGCGGATAACGTCAATAATAATGTCGAGACAAAACCGATTGGTTTTGCCCCGATTTTGCAGCATTATTTTCACAAATGTTGCATCGCTGATATTATTGACCAGAACGTCCCTCTTGATGCAAGACGTAACATGCTCACTCATGGGCAGGCAAGTATAGCAATGATCACCGCCATTCTTTTTCAGGTTATGTCTCTTTACAAGGTTTGCAAATTTGCCAGGGAATCAAATGTCCTGGATGTTATTTTCCCTGACATAAGTCCGGATGAATATTTTGACGATAGGCTGGGTGATACCTTAGACGCTATTCACAAATTCGGCATTGGTAATCTGGAACTGCTGATTACCCGACATATAATTGAAGCCTTTGAGATTCAGACAGAAATCTGTCATAACGATACGACCTGTGCGCAAGTTTACGGCGAGAATAATAAAAACAGATCCGAACAGAGCATCAAGATCTCATACGGATACAGCAAACAATACCGCAAAGACCTGAAACAATTGGTATGGTCCATGACAGCCAGTTCTGACAGTAGCTTTCCCTTATTCCAACAAACATATAGTGGCAACACCGCCGATGTGGAAACCTATGTGGAACAGTGGCACCATTTGATTGACCTGCTGGGAAAGAAAGATTTTTTATTTGCCGGCGATTCCAAGGTGGCTACACACGGGAATATGGCGCACATAGATGATCACGGAGGATATTTTTTAAGTCCTCTGCCCATGTACGCCTCCTATCAAGAAGCTCTTTTCAAAGCACTGGATAAGCACAATCACGAGACCCTGATTCCTTACAAAGATCAAATGAATCGGGGAGTTGAGGTGCCTCTGACTTTTGAACACGAGAACAAAAGTTATACCTTCAGAATGATCATCCTTTTCGATCAGGGCTTGTTTTACCGCCGTAAAAAATCTCTTCTGGAACGAATCACTAAAACCCAAGTCGCATTTGATGAACTCGCCCAAAAAATAAATGCATATAAATTAAAGACGAAGGACAGCATTGAGCAGGCTTGTCAGGCCATACTAAAAAAACATAAGACACAGGCGTTTTTTGATTTTGTTGTCCACAACGATCCAGTGGTCACGTATAAAAATGCACGGCCCGGTCGACCAGCCAAAAATGCAGAAAAAATCGCGGTCTATCAAGATCACTTCTATATAGAACTCAATTATAATGAGTCCGTCTGTACCAAGGCGCAATATCAAATCGGCTATTATCCACTCGTAACCAACAAGCCGGCTTCTGATTTTTCAATAGAAGATGCGATGCTGGCTCATAAAAATCAGTACAAGGTGGAGCATCTTTATAAACGGTCAAAGTCAGGTTACAATCTCGAACCGATTTATCTGCAAACGCCTGATAGAATAGAAGCTTATCTTTTCCTTTTCAAAATAGCGCTTCAAATTTTGGTCCTTATGGAAAGAACGGCCAGAATAAAAATTGCCGAACGGGATAAAGGTTTGGATAATTTCATGCCCAATAAAAGGGATGTGCGTAACCCTAAAACAGAAAACATGTTGGCAATGTTTGAATTTGTCGTATGTGGCGTAATACTGCTTCATGATGGAAGCCGGCAATATTTTGTCTCCAAGCTGACCGAGACACAAAAAGATATTTTATCGATTCTGGATGTGCCGGAAAAATGCTACACTCACCAATATTTGTTTGATACTTCATAA
- the cobT gene encoding nicotinate-nucleotide--dimethylbenzimidazole phosphoribosyltransferase, with the protein MSLLEQTISAIKSELNHNALAKAKQRLQDQAKPPGSLGIMEEVGARLAAIKGTIDVHLTNKQIITCAGDHGVVEEGVSAFPAELTPQMVFNFVGGGASVNVIGKHAGAQVKAADIGVNYNFDPGLPIFHKKVKYGTENFTKGPAMTRAEAVKSIEAGIEIVNELHAQTPVDLLGTGDMGIGNTTPSTAIIAAFSGLPVERLTGRGSGVDDKGLANKIATIQKGLGINKPDPKDPLDVLAKVGGLEIGGLAGLVIGAAAKGIPVVCDGLISTAGALIACELAPAAKNYLFASHKSVEIGQKYMHDRLGLEPLIDLKFRLGEGTGAAVCMELLDLATRILADIKTFDEVGISNEI; encoded by the coding sequence ATGTCCCTGCTTGAACAGACCATTTCGGCCATCAAATCCGAACTTAATCACAACGCGCTTGCAAAGGCCAAACAGCGTCTTCAAGACCAGGCAAAACCCCCCGGCAGCCTGGGAATTATGGAGGAGGTGGGGGCCCGTCTGGCCGCTATTAAAGGAACCATTGACGTCCATTTAACCAATAAACAGATCATCACCTGTGCCGGCGACCACGGTGTGGTCGAAGAAGGGGTCAGCGCCTTCCCCGCAGAATTAACGCCCCAGATGGTGTTTAATTTCGTCGGAGGCGGGGCATCCGTCAATGTTATCGGCAAACATGCCGGGGCCCAGGTGAAAGCCGCAGATATCGGTGTGAATTACAATTTTGATCCCGGGCTTCCCATTTTTCATAAAAAAGTAAAGTACGGCACCGAAAATTTTACAAAGGGGCCTGCCATGACCAGGGCAGAGGCGGTTAAATCCATTGAAGCGGGCATTGAGATCGTCAATGAACTGCACGCCCAAACCCCTGTGGATCTTTTGGGCACAGGGGATATGGGCATTGGAAACACCACCCCTTCCACCGCCATTATTGCTGCATTTTCCGGCCTGCCTGTGGAGCGCCTGACCGGCCGGGGCTCAGGTGTTGACGATAAAGGTCTTGCCAATAAAATTGCTACGATTCAAAAAGGACTGGGCATAAACAAGCCTGACCCCAAGGATCCCCTTGATGTACTGGCCAAGGTCGGCGGGCTTGAAATCGGCGGGCTGGCAGGCCTGGTGATCGGTGCTGCCGCTAAAGGCATTCCGGTGGTCTGCGACGGCCTGATCTCCACGGCTGGCGCCCTGATTGCCTGTGAACTGGCCCCGGCAGCAAAAAACTACCTGTTTGCCTCCCACAAATCTGTGGAGATCGGCCAGAAATACATGCATGATCGCCTGGGTCTGGAGCCTTTGATCGACTTGAAATTCCGTCTTGGGGAAGGTACCGGTGCTGCTGTATGCATGGAACTTCTGGATCTTGCCACGCGCATTCTTGCTGACATAAAAACATTTGATGAAGTAGGTATTTCCAATGAAATTTGA
- a CDS encoding DEAD/DEAH box helicase, producing the protein MKFDTYAINSTLKKNLKAQGFIRPTDIQYKAIPSILKGEDVLAIAQTGTGKTVAFAVPVIDTVLNLKKTKKNQGIQSIIMVPTRELAVQIQEVFMVLCHKTKVKPFAVFGGVEQDKQIQTLVKGVDILIATPGRMFDLISQKAIDIRQVKILILDEADQMLAKGFFEDIQCIKRLLKQRHQTLFFSATINKNIKKLAYSQVKSSAVRIQISPDDPVSKNVSHYVIFVEMDDKRFFLRKFIRDNPESKILVFVRTTVRAERVAKALERANISALTIYGQKDQDQRLAVLTRFKQGADKILIATDVSARGIDIPNVDYVINYDLPEQQEVYVHRVGRTGRGRSKGKAISFCSSQEKNLLAEIQNFLGKQIETIAVSKDEYAFTVEVTETSKDIREMILANEAWEKKKGRRKKR; encoded by the coding sequence ATGAAATTTGACACATATGCAATAAACAGCACCCTGAAAAAGAACCTGAAAGCACAAGGGTTTATCAGGCCCACAGATATTCAGTACAAAGCGATTCCCTCTATATTAAAAGGGGAAGATGTCCTGGCCATTGCACAGACCGGCACCGGAAAAACCGTCGCATTTGCGGTACCTGTTATAGATACCGTCCTGAACCTGAAAAAAACGAAAAAAAACCAGGGCATCCAGAGTATTATCATGGTTCCCACCAGGGAGTTGGCTGTTCAGATACAAGAAGTCTTCATGGTATTGTGTCATAAAACAAAGGTTAAACCCTTTGCCGTTTTCGGCGGGGTAGAACAGGATAAACAGATTCAGACACTGGTAAAAGGGGTTGATATTCTGATTGCCACGCCGGGCCGCATGTTTGACCTGATCAGCCAGAAAGCCATTGATATCCGCCAGGTTAAAATTTTAATCCTTGATGAAGCCGATCAAATGCTGGCCAAAGGATTTTTTGAAGATATCCAGTGCATCAAACGACTTTTGAAACAACGACACCAGACGCTGTTTTTTTCGGCAACAATAAACAAGAACATTAAGAAACTGGCCTATTCACAGGTTAAGTCCTCTGCCGTACGCATTCAAATATCGCCTGATGACCCGGTATCAAAAAATGTATCCCACTATGTGATTTTTGTGGAAATGGACGACAAACGCTTCTTTTTACGCAAATTCATCCGGGACAATCCTGAAAGCAAAATCCTGGTTTTTGTCAGGACTACCGTAAGGGCCGAACGGGTGGCAAAAGCCCTGGAAAGAGCAAACATAAGCGCATTGACCATCTATGGTCAAAAAGACCAGGACCAGCGACTGGCCGTTTTGACCCGTTTTAAACAGGGTGCAGACAAGATACTTATTGCCACGGATGTATCAGCCCGGGGGATTGATATCCCCAATGTCGACTATGTGATCAATTATGATCTTCCCGAACAACAAGAAGTTTATGTCCACCGGGTGGGCAGAACCGGCCGTGGTCGATCCAAGGGAAAAGCCATATCATTTTGCAGCAGCCAGGAAAAGAACCTGTTAGCGGAAATCCAGAATTTTTTAGGCAAACAAATAGAAACAATAGCGGTTTCCAAAGATGAGTATGCCTTTACTGTTGAAGTAACAGAGACATCAAAAGATATCAGAGAAATGATCCTGGCCAACGAAGCGTGGGAAAAGAAAAAAGGCCGCCGAAAAAAACGGTAA
- a CDS encoding response regulator transcription factor: MSKKKILLVEDHPIFRLGLAELINQERDLAAYGSARDVEQAIYEINHIKPDLIIADLSLKQSDGLDLVKYVKQHHSNIPVLVLSMHDEYLYAPRALSAGAHGYIMKHEAVESVVKAIHLLLAGKIYLNEKVKEHILLSMANPPEAQEKSPFDRLTDRELQVFKLIGRGFSSREIAERLFLSIKTIGTYRERIKKKLNIKHASELVRSAVHFEKTGHIGIVE, translated from the coding sequence ATGTCCAAAAAGAAAATTTTGCTGGTGGAAGATCACCCCATTTTCAGGTTGGGTCTGGCGGAATTGATCAATCAGGAACGCGACTTAGCCGCATATGGAAGTGCCAGAGATGTTGAGCAGGCCATTTATGAGATAAATCATATAAAGCCGGACCTGATTATTGCGGATCTTTCCTTAAAACAGTCTGACGGCCTTGATCTGGTGAAATATGTGAAACAGCATCACAGCAATATTCCTGTGCTGGTGCTGTCCATGCATGACGAATACCTTTATGCCCCTAGGGCTTTGTCTGCCGGTGCCCATGGCTACATTATGAAACATGAAGCCGTGGAGTCCGTTGTCAAGGCCATCCATCTTCTGCTTGCCGGAAAAATTTATCTGAATGAAAAAGTCAAAGAACATATTCTTTTGTCCATGGCCAATCCACCCGAGGCACAAGAAAAAAGTCCATTCGACCGTTTAACCGACCGGGAGCTTCAGGTTTTTAAGCTTATTGGCAGGGGCTTTTCAAGCAGGGAAATTGCAGAGCGCCTGTTTTTAAGTATCAAAACCATTGGTACCTACAGGGAACGTATTAAAAAAAAGCTTAATATTAAACATGCAAGCGAACTGGTTCGCAGTGCAGTGCATTTTGAAAAAACTGGTCATATTGGTATTGTGGAGTAG
- a CDS encoding zinc dependent phospholipase C family protein, translated as MPKEITHFALAEQARRVLPETSKFFKPIQTFPFVYLIGTVCLDSPFYYLAGPQKKQVQALANPFHRPNKQALLPVLKFLNHHRTPEALALAAGTVCHILSDTTFHPLVYYYAGMDEIHTGATARHRYFETAMDVHFQYLFRGKTRLYKIIRQAKISKPKLYQLMAGFFLPQGSNTSVVKHALQWHSTLHALFGASVIRKATIKMAGTSHPVPDSSTGLVYPFSKPCFLPFFSGRLKYRHPCSGSFYSTDLLTLIQEVVDATLAVLDTIDRAMKKCKKNEKTEGLESLVLADTTLPDICPDLPANTFNTWHGQQDIKPLLYQGVTIPF; from the coding sequence ATGCCAAAAGAAATTACACACTTTGCTCTGGCCGAACAAGCGAGACGTGTTCTGCCCGAAACGTCAAAATTTTTCAAACCGATTCAAACATTCCCCTTCGTATATCTTATTGGGACGGTATGTCTGGATTCGCCATTCTATTACCTGGCAGGCCCGCAAAAAAAGCAGGTACAGGCTTTGGCCAATCCGTTTCATCGGCCAAACAAACAAGCTCTTTTGCCGGTACTCAAATTTCTGAACCATCACCGAACCCCGGAGGCGCTGGCACTTGCCGCCGGCACCGTGTGCCACATCCTGTCCGACACAACCTTTCATCCATTGGTCTACTATTATGCCGGTATGGACGAAATCCACACCGGTGCCACAGCCAGGCACAGGTATTTTGAAACCGCCATGGATGTTCATTTTCAATATCTGTTCCGCGGAAAAACCCGGTTGTATAAAATTATCAGGCAGGCAAAAATTTCAAAACCAAAGCTCTATCAGCTTATGGCCGGCTTTTTTTTGCCCCAAGGATCCAATACGTCCGTTGTAAAACACGCCCTGCAATGGCATTCGACGCTTCATGCACTGTTTGGCGCTTCTGTAATACGCAAGGCTACAATAAAGATGGCCGGCACCTCACATCCCGTACCTGATTCTTCGACCGGATTGGTTTATCCTTTCAGCAAACCCTGTTTTTTGCCATTTTTTTCAGGCCGGCTTAAATACCGGCATCCCTGCTCCGGGTCTTTCTACTCTACAGATCTTTTGACCTTGATTCAAGAGGTGGTAGATGCCACGCTTGCGGTCCTTGATACCATTGACCGGGCAATGAAAAAATGCAAAAAAAACGAAAAAACAGAAGGACTTGAATCTCTGGTTTTAGCGGATACGACCCTGCCGGACATTTGTCCAGACCTGCCGGCAAATACATTTAACACATGGCATGGGCAACAGGATATAAAACCGCTACTATACCAGGGCGTTACAATACCATTCTAA
- a CDS encoding MFS transporter: protein MGTTRTDKKQIFGWVMYDFANSAYTTLIVTFIYSTYFVSAIAPDKIHGTALWSRGVTLTALSAAFLSPVLGTLADHGNVRKTFLFISTIIGAAGSAMLWFVKPGQVYQALIWFVLSNIAFEIGMVFYNAFLPDISSEKTIGRISGIGWGVGYLGGLLAMFIAMAGFINPEIPWFGVSRESGANIRATCILVALWYAIFSIPLFVLVKSNPGNPKKNNGKAAIVRAAFADLKNTFKDIRSYREIVKLLIARMIYNDGLVTIFAFGGIYAAGTFDFSFKEIMIFGIVLNVAAGTGALIMGIFDDKLGGKTTIQISNIILTLAVVLAVCAPGKDMFWAAGVLVGFFAGPNQSASRSLLGRFVPREKENQFFGFFAFSGKLTAFFGPLFLGILTQMFNSQRVGVAVVAVFFVLGFFILSKVDEQAGKIAAGK from the coding sequence ATGGGCACGACCCGGACAGACAAAAAACAGATATTTGGTTGGGTAATGTACGATTTTGCCAACTCTGCCTATACCACCTTGATTGTCACGTTTATTTATTCCACCTACTTTGTTTCAGCCATTGCGCCGGATAAAATCCACGGTACAGCGCTGTGGTCCAGGGGCGTCACGCTGACAGCACTCTCGGCAGCTTTTTTATCTCCTGTGCTTGGGACCCTGGCAGACCATGGAAATGTACGAAAAACGTTTTTGTTTATTTCCACAATAATTGGTGCGGCAGGCTCAGCCATGCTCTGGTTTGTCAAGCCGGGGCAGGTCTATCAGGCGTTGATCTGGTTTGTCCTGTCCAACATAGCCTTTGAAATCGGTATGGTATTTTACAACGCATTCCTGCCGGATATATCGAGTGAAAAAACCATTGGACGGATTTCCGGCATCGGCTGGGGTGTGGGGTATCTTGGCGGGCTTTTAGCCATGTTCATTGCCATGGCCGGTTTTATCAATCCGGAGATTCCCTGGTTCGGCGTGTCCCGGGAATCCGGGGCCAACATCCGGGCCACATGCATCCTGGTGGCTCTGTGGTACGCAATTTTTTCCATCCCTTTGTTCGTTCTTGTGAAATCCAACCCTGGGAATCCGAAAAAAAATAACGGCAAAGCCGCCATTGTCCGGGCGGCATTTGCCGATCTTAAAAACACGTTTAAAGATATCCGTTCCTACCGGGAAATCGTCAAGCTGCTGATTGCAAGAATGATATACAACGATGGCCTTGTCACTATTTTTGCTTTTGGGGGAATTTATGCCGCCGGCACCTTTGATTTCTCCTTTAAGGAAATCATGATCTTCGGCATCGTGCTCAACGTAGCAGCCGGCACAGGTGCTTTAATCATGGGCATATTTGACGACAAACTGGGGGGCAAAACCACCATCCAGATATCCAATATCATTTTAACCCTGGCCGTGGTCCTGGCGGTTTGTGCGCCCGGCAAGGACATGTTCTGGGCCGCAGGCGTACTTGTTGGTTTTTTTGCAGGTCCCAACCAGAGTGCCAGCCGCTCCCTGCTTGGCCGCTTCGTTCCCCGGGAAAAAGAAAATCAGTTCTTTGGTTTTTTCGCTTTTTCAGGCAAATTAACAGCGTTTTTCGGGCCGTTGTTTCTGGGAATTCTAACCCAAATGTTCAATTCCCAGCGTGTAGGGGTTGCTGTTGTGGCCGTATTCTTTGTTCTTGGATTTTTTATTTTATCCAAGGTGGACGAACAAGCAGGAAAAATAGCTGCAGGGAAATAA